From a region of the Candidatus Polarisedimenticolia bacterium genome:
- a CDS encoding DUF748 domain-containing protein, with the protein MKAPRLVFRVFRSGLRILIVAVIALAVLAVVLDVALDAPIRRHMERAINEALDGYHVRVRRADFHILGFSIDLENSSIYQNARPDPPVAFVPRLRASVQWRSLLSGRLVADFRFERPTIHINLNQLSEEARDPVPIRQRGWQDALQAIYPLKINDFEIREGTLVYQDVGDYPPLRVTRVYFHAGNIRNIRSKDRHYPSDIRLAGIVFDRGKIFVDGHADFLAKPFMGVTGALDLQNMELAYFQPMAKRNNLSVRRGGVDALGRFEYASTISRLELDRMVVRHAVVDYLHTGQPAGPRGTLPKRVIEKAKELKNSPDQILRIRTLDVLDSEVGFVNQASNPPYRIFVTDGSLEARNFSNQNTFGAASVMLAGKFMGSGQLLAQAGLRPAAKGSDFDVVMRIDDSQIASLNQLLRSYAHLDVAAGTFSFYAEARVKEGHIEGYVKPLFKNIDIYDPRQDRHKSVFKKLYEKVAGGIAKMLKNKPRDEVATVTSISGPVEDVKANTMEIVGGLIRNAFFHAILPGFESHLKLHGKHRKERSKEALMSPPASGGPSQAAEARGGSR; encoded by the coding sequence ATGAAGGCGCCCCGGCTCGTTTTTCGGGTTTTCCGCTCCGGCTTGCGGATTCTGATCGTCGCCGTGATCGCCCTGGCCGTCCTCGCGGTCGTGCTCGACGTGGCCCTCGACGCCCCGATCCGGCGCCACATGGAGAGGGCGATCAACGAAGCGCTGGACGGATATCACGTCCGGGTTCGCCGGGCCGACTTCCACATCCTCGGCTTCTCGATCGATCTGGAGAACAGCAGCATCTATCAGAACGCCCGTCCCGACCCGCCCGTGGCGTTCGTCCCGCGCCTGCGGGCGAGCGTCCAGTGGAGGTCGCTGCTCTCGGGACGCCTGGTGGCCGATTTCCGCTTCGAGCGCCCGACGATTCACATCAATCTCAACCAGCTCTCGGAGGAAGCCCGGGACCCGGTCCCCATCCGCCAGCGGGGATGGCAGGACGCCCTCCAGGCGATCTATCCCCTGAAGATCAACGATTTCGAGATACGCGAGGGGACCCTCGTCTACCAGGACGTGGGGGACTATCCGCCGCTGCGCGTCACCCGGGTCTACTTTCACGCCGGGAACATCCGCAACATCCGTTCGAAGGACCGGCACTATCCTTCCGATATCCGGTTGGCCGGAATCGTGTTCGACCGGGGAAAGATCTTCGTCGACGGTCACGCCGACTTTCTCGCCAAGCCCTTCATGGGCGTGACCGGAGCGCTCGATCTTCAGAACATGGAGCTCGCGTATTTCCAGCCGATGGCGAAGAGGAACAACCTTTCCGTCCGGCGCGGCGGCGTCGACGCCCTCGGCCGGTTCGAATACGCTTCCACGATCAGCCGTCTCGAGCTGGACCGCATGGTCGTCCGGCACGCGGTGGTCGACTATCTGCACACCGGGCAGCCCGCCGGCCCGCGGGGGACGTTGCCGAAACGGGTCATCGAGAAGGCCAAGGAGCTCAAGAACAGTCCGGATCAGATCCTCCGGATCCGGACGCTCGACGTCCTGGACAGCGAAGTGGGCTTCGTGAATCAGGCTTCCAATCCTCCCTATCGGATCTTCGTGACCGACGGTTCCCTGGAAGCACGGAATTTCAGCAACCAGAACACGTTTGGCGCCGCCAGCGTGATGCTGGCGGGCAAATTCATGGGCAGCGGACAGCTCTTGGCGCAGGCGGGGCTGCGGCCGGCGGCGAAAGGCTCGGATTTCGACGTCGTGATGAGAATCGACGATTCGCAGATCGCGTCCCTGAACCAGCTGCTGCGTTCCTACGCCCACCTCGACGTCGCGGCGGGGACCTTCTCCTTCTACGCCGAAGCCCGGGTCAAGGAGGGGCACATCGAGGGCTACGTCAAGCCGCTGTTCAAGAACATCGACATCTACGACCCCCGGCAGGACCGCCACAAGAGCGTCTTCAAGAAGCTCTACGAAAAAGTCGCCGGTGGCATCGCGAAGATGCTCAAGAACAAGCCGCGCGACGAAGTGGCGACGGTGACGAGCATCTCCGGCCCGGTGGAGGACGTCAAGGCCAACACCATGGAGATCGTCGGCGGCCTCATCCGGAACGCGTTCTTCCATGCCATCCTTCCGGGATTCGAGTCGCACCTCAAGCTCCACGGGAAGCATCGCAAGGAACGATCGAAAGAGGCGCTCATGAGCCCGCCGGCTTCGGGGGGGCCTTCCCAGGCGGCGGAAGCCCGAGGAGGGTCTCGATGA
- a CDS encoding Gfo/Idh/MocA family oxidoreductase: protein MKRRSQRPSGPRRSARSRGPVRYAVVGLGYIAQAVVLPAFAHARNSRIAALVSEDPVKLRKLGDQYGVARRCAYPQFDALLRSGEIDAVFIALPNHLHSEYAILAARAGIHVLCEKPMATSATECRAMIDAARKAGVKLMIAYRLHFERGNLTAAALVRSGKLGDPRAFTADFTMQVADEENIRLKDALGGGTLYDIGIYCINAARALLRGEPLEVACWTARKKEKRFREVEETACALLRFPGERLASFTCSFGASDVSSYRVIGTRGDLRVEPAFEFAGEIVHHLTIDGRRRERRFPKRDQFAPELVHFSDCILRDRRPAPGGEEGLLDVQIIEALYESARIGRSVKLDLSLPHQRPRLSQEMRRPPVRKPALVNASSPSAGGD, encoded by the coding sequence ATGAAGAGGCGATCGCAGCGGCCCTCGGGGCCGCGCCGGAGCGCGCGGAGCCGCGGCCCGGTGCGCTATGCGGTCGTCGGACTCGGCTACATCGCGCAGGCGGTCGTCCTTCCGGCCTTCGCGCACGCCCGGAACAGCCGGATCGCGGCGCTCGTCTCCGAAGACCCTGTCAAGCTCCGGAAGCTGGGGGATCAATACGGAGTGGCTCGGCGCTGCGCCTACCCCCAATTCGACGCCCTCCTGCGCAGCGGCGAGATCGACGCGGTGTTCATCGCCCTGCCGAACCATCTTCATTCCGAATACGCGATTCTCGCCGCGCGCGCCGGGATCCACGTCCTGTGCGAAAAGCCGATGGCGACGAGCGCCACGGAGTGCCGGGCGATGATCGACGCGGCCCGGAAGGCGGGCGTGAAGCTGATGATCGCCTACCGCCTGCACTTCGAGCGGGGCAACCTCACGGCCGCCGCGCTGGTGCGGTCCGGCAAGCTGGGGGATCCACGCGCCTTCACCGCCGATTTCACGATGCAGGTGGCCGATGAGGAGAACATCCGGCTCAAGGATGCGCTCGGAGGAGGGACTCTCTACGATATCGGCATCTACTGCATCAACGCCGCGCGCGCCCTGCTTCGCGGCGAGCCGCTGGAGGTCGCCTGCTGGACCGCGCGCAAGAAGGAAAAGCGGTTCCGGGAAGTCGAGGAGACGGCCTGCGCGCTCTTGCGGTTCCCCGGAGAGCGGCTCGCCTCCTTCACCTGCAGCTTTGGAGCCTCCGACGTCTCCAGTTACCGCGTCATCGGAACCCGCGGAGATCTGCGCGTGGAGCCGGCGTTCGAGTTCGCCGGCGAAATCGTGCACCACTTGACGATCGACGGCCGGAGGCGCGAACGGAGGTTTCCGAAGCGGGATCAATTCGCCCCGGAGCTCGTCCACTTCTCCGATTGCATCCTTCGCGATCGCCGGCCGGCCCCTGGCGGAGAAGAGGGCCTCCTCGACGTCCAGATCATCGAGGCGCTTTACGAATCGGCCCGGATCGGCCGGAGCGTCAAGCTCGATCTGAGCCTGCCGCATCAGCGGCCGCGCCTGTCCCAGGAGATGCGCCGCCCCCCCGTCCGAAAACCCGCGCTCGTGAACGCCTCAAGCCCCTCCGCGGGCGGAGACTGA
- a CDS encoding porin family protein, with protein MKRISGLLLLMVLVVSAPALAGIGDQNGEIGFNYGSTQLDSDTGFDSATSLALRGGYFLNQSFEIEGQIASSSEDAQIAGNDADGTFRMYMVNGLYNFQTPKEITPYVMAGIGMADTEVKVAGVSNTDNSTAYQVGAGSRFFFGKKKTTAFRVDLSMIQETTFDETSTHKNVSAGFSWKLGNR; from the coding sequence ATGAAACGGATTTCGGGTCTGTTGCTCCTCATGGTTCTGGTCGTTTCCGCTCCGGCCCTGGCCGGGATCGGCGACCAGAATGGCGAGATCGGCTTCAACTACGGCAGCACCCAGCTCGATTCCGACACCGGCTTCGACTCAGCGACCAGCCTCGCCCTGCGCGGCGGCTATTTCCTCAACCAGAGCTTCGAGATCGAGGGCCAGATCGCCTCGTCCTCCGAGGACGCCCAGATCGCCGGGAACGACGCCGACGGAACGTTTCGGATGTACATGGTGAACGGTCTCTACAATTTCCAGACCCCCAAGGAGATCACTCCTTACGTCATGGCCGGCATCGGCATGGCGGACACCGAGGTGAAGGTCGCCGGCGTCAGCAACACCGACAACTCGACGGCCTACCAGGTGGGCGCGGGCAGCCGGTTCTTCTTCGGCAAGAAGAAGACGACGGCCTTCCGCGTCGACCTGTCGATGATTCAGGAGACGACGTTCGACGAGACGTCGACGCACAAGAACGTTTCGGCCGGATTCTCCTGGAAGCTCGGCAACCGCTAG